In the Kribbella sp. NBC_00482 genome, one interval contains:
- a CDS encoding type II toxin-antitoxin system HicA family toxin, with product MAKKKRDAEAELRAAGYSPVPGKKRGHGDHVIWQRGKRTVSVPKHAEIKTGTWDGIQKQAGLNGKGEPDRQPSEQQKAMDLIQGGSPAPGSGGASGSGQREQPVTQRHGKKRGRGRG from the coding sequence ATGGCGAAGAAGAAACGGGATGCCGAGGCCGAGCTGCGGGCGGCCGGCTACAGCCCCGTGCCGGGAAAGAAGCGGGGCCACGGAGATCACGTCATCTGGCAACGGGGCAAACGAACGGTGTCGGTCCCGAAGCACGCTGAGATCAAGACCGGTACCTGGGACGGCATCCAGAAACAGGCCGGCCTCAACGGGAAAGGCGAGCCCGATCGGCAGCCATCGGAGCAGCAGAAGGCGATGGACCTGATCCAGGGCGGTAGCCCTGCGCCTGGTAGCGGTGGTGCGTCCGGGTCCGGCCAACGCGAGCAACCAGTAACCCAGCGCCACGGGAAGAAACGCGGCCGCGGGCGCGGCTGA